The following nucleotide sequence is from Apium graveolens cultivar Ventura chromosome 4, ASM990537v1, whole genome shotgun sequence.
AATATAAGGCCCGTTTATGGCCCGCGGACCGGGCCGAACCAGGCTTTATCTGGGCTTTTTagttatatattaaaaaataatttaaaaaattataactCGAATTATGAGTTGTTTAAATACCGAAAAATataatatcttgatatattatatagaGTAGTTTagataccaaaataaataattatttttaatataatatataaataatcatatatatataccttaattgcttctaatattataataaaatattttaaaaattataaaagtattttatattttcaaattttatatataaaaaaatcggTTTTTAATCGGGCTTTTCAAAAAGCACGGGCTTTTATCTGGGCCGAACCGGACTTTTATCTGGACTTTTTAGATCTGGACTTTTATCCGGGATTTTCAGATTTCGGGCCTAGCcggattttcgagaaaaaagGAGGCccatttaaaatatatatattttaaatttatttcgTTAAGTTTGTGAAGTTGGCATTTAGGGGTGCCAGTTCCTATTGTTTTGTGAAAAAAATAGCCAAAATTAATGTGAAAGagagaataataaaataatatttttgattaCCAAATGCTCCAATTATTTGGGGGGGCTGTTCTAGAAACATCTGAGAAATATAAGCAGGTTCCTAAATTGTTTTTGTTTCGAACTTGATCAGTTTCAGAATCCTAGCTGGTCTTTGTAGATGATTTTCTTAGAATATGAATGGAAATTAGTTTTCGAATCATAGTCTGCCAATGCTAGTAGGCTAAACTAGCTATATAAATACAAACACTTGTTGATAAATTTCTCATGCATCTACACCGAAAATTTTATTCTTCCTTACTCGCGATTAATATTTAATACATCGTCAGTTTAAACATGTCTTCATCCGAAAGCAGTCTATGTGCCAACAATTGTGGTTTCTATGGATCTCCGGAAAATAGCAATCTCTGCTCAAAGTGCTACCTACACTTTGTCAAACAACATATATCATTGCCCCAACCTGATCATGATATCAAAGTAATTGATGATTCCATTACTTCCTCTGTGGATCAAGTCTCGAATGACAAAGTTGTTGATGATAGTTCCCTGGGGAAAAACAAATCTAGCCGTTGCTTGTGTTGCAAGAAAAAGATTGGATTGTTGGGGTTTGCATGTCGTTGTGGAGGCAAGTTTTGCAGCATGCATCGATATCCGGAGGAACATTCATGCCCTTTTGATTATAAAACCACTGGACGTGTTGCTTTGGCCAGGGATAATCCTTTGGTTGTTCGTGATAGGTTAGGCGAGAGAGTATAAAGATCCAGCCTTCAGTTAGTAATATCAGAAACAGAACCTTTATTGTAGTTGGTTTATcttttgtttataattttattgtCTTTTGAATATTCTGAAATTGGTATATATTTTTTTCGTTTTTGTATGAGATTTTAGTTTTGCTTAAAGGATGATTACATGATTACCAAGGTCGTTAATTTTAACTTTAAATTATCAAGGCTTGTATCTTGTGTGCATGTGCTCATTAGTCATCACTTGATCCACACAATAGAGCCAAAGACAGGTCCTCCCCCAGTTGCTGGTATATGTTGAGGGAAAAAATATCTGCTGCAATCTGAAATCCGACCCAATCTAAACTGTTTATCGACAATTATAATAGAAAATGATGCTACAGGACTCGGACAAAACCTTATGATCCAGATTCCAGAATGATAAAGAAATATATTTAGTTAAAGTACTGTATCTCTGGAGCAGCTACCTGCAGATTTCTGTAAGCTTTGTTGTCAAGATAAGGTCTGGAGTTGGACACAACAACTCAGATGTAAATCTGACTAACTAAACCTATGAGGAGCATTACAATTTACAATTATCATTTTACTGAAACTAATTCAAACTATAATATAATGTAGCACAACTGCACAACCATTATCAAATTACTTACTTATTTCCATGTAGTGCAACAAGCTTAAACCAGCTGACATTTTTATTAATTCCAGAATGTTCTTTTATCCAACATTATCTCTTTTATAATTGAAACAATAGGAAGAAAGAATCAATGACCTTGACCCCAGAGGATTTTAGATTAAACATCAAAAGAAATGAATGATTAAGAAAAGTATTTGGAATCTAATTAAAAGGAGAGGGTATTGATCAATAGCACTTTGGGGCCAATCTTTAAATGCTTTGTTCTTGATAAGTGACCCTCCCCCTCTCTTTTTCTGCCCCTCTAATAATTCACCAACTCATAAAAGTATTGATATCTAATcacataattttttatatttagattctttttatatatatatatatatatatttaatatatggAGTATATAGATTTAGATGTATGCCTAGAATACAAGGCTCATTGTACAATCGTACAGATACACAGGTGTGGTTCCCATATCTTTATAATCTAAAAACCTGCTTTCTAATGTTCAATATGCATAATGTTCTGGTAATACTAAATAATGATTGCATCATGTCCATATATACGTTTATGAGGCAGCCTGCTTAACCCCAGACTGGTTTGGCCTACACCATTCAATGAATCTTCCCCAAAACTACTATTCCCAGCTAGCTACACAGAGATATATGTGTATTAATGTATATACCAACAGAAGGGAGGGCCGGGATGACATTTTTTGAGTTTCAAATTGTGTTTGTAAATGTGTCAATTTTGCGGAAGTTTTGAATTTATGAAAATTTAACAAATATAGGTAGGTAGGTGCTTTGGTTTTGATATTTTAGTCTTACTCGCCATTCAATTCATGTCATATTTTTTACACCATCTTACATCTGTCCCAAATTAGTTGTGTAGCTTGACTTTTGTACGTTATTTAAGATTTCTTGACCATATATCTCcgtttttatatatatatatttgtaaataaaagtttaggatttaattttttattcACGAAAAGAAGATCtaaaaaataatcaaataaaatataCGATCAATATACCTTAAATTATAGGTAAAAGTCAATCATGACAACTAATTTAGGATGGAGTACTAATTAATTAGACACGCACATACCCAAAATCGAATTCTTGATCTCTCGCTCTGGAGAGGACAAGAACTTTTGATTGAAACATCAGCACTGTACCATAGCCCATAGGGGAATATACATCAGACAGTTAAAAACATGTTACTGAACAATCAAATATGATGGCTAGCTATCACATCATGTAGATAATCAGCAACAACAGTGTGTCAACCAACTACAAGAATATGTTTACATGTCTGAAGAGTAACTGTTACCAAACTTGAAATGTTATCATTCACAAACATGACTTATATTACAGTAGATAGATCACAGTTGGAAGCAAAACAACACTTCAAAGTTGTGAAACTCAGATTAATCTATGAATGAAAAAGGGAGAAGAAGCTATATCATGAATTAGATTATACAGACCGAGTTCAGAATCTAGAGAAATAAGGGAATGAAACAGCAATCTTTAATTTACTTAACTGGAATTCTGCAGATTTATGAACCCGGAATTAAAATCTGCAGATTCGAACAAGGCCTTTGCATGCATCTCTCTTTCGAATCTCCAAATGTAATTCAACCCCACTAACAGCTCAGTTATGGCAGCCTCAGTCTTTTCTTGGTTTGCAAAGTACAGAGTTTGTAACAACAGAACATTTGTCTTTGGCATCATGTTTTGTTGCTCAAAGCTCCTCTCACTTTGCCATTTAATCATGTTATGAGCTAGTGGCGACAACCACCCCAAAATCTTTCCCAATGCATCTCTCCATTCTCCAGCAAGAACCGGATCACTAGCCGAAAATCCCACACCTTTTAGTCTAGCCCTTAATGACCATCGAACACTTTGCGGTAACATCGCGTAAAGATCATCCCTTGCATCAAAACCAATCAATTGAGGTGACCTAGTCATTTTCTCAAGAACAATGATCAAATTTGAATAATGTAGAGATAAAGCAGCTGCTCCAAGTGTACTTGCAGGCGGTTTCAGTAACTTGGAGTTCAACTCGAAGAACCCATGAGACAAACAACCCTTTGATTCTTGGTGTTTAGTGCTTTTGGCACAAGGGCCTAATGCCAAGTCAAGGGAACTAGGATGGTTTTGATCGGAAGGGTAAACTGTCGCGGATAAACTACGATGTAAAGAATGTGGATAGCCTTGACCCATACCGAAAACAAGCTTAATCCTCGCAAGAAGGGTGAAAACTGATCTTGCAAGTAAAATAGTAACCGTGTCAAAGCTTCTACACCACAATGATCTTTCCTTTAAGTACTTGATTTCTTGTCGTTGCCAGAGTACTTTTTGTTGCTGGTCAATGATTTTCTGTTGCCTACTTATTGTTGTTACATCGTGATCTTTACTCTGTGATGATTTCTTTAAACTGCTTTCGAGTGATGTAAGCTCCTCTATTTCGCGATACAAAGTTGCAGTAATAGTCACATAACCATCCATTTTCTTGATTTTTGCTTCCATATCCTTCCAGCTCATGCACCAATTATGAGGATCACGCCCGGTATTACAAAACTGGTCGAAAATCTGATCAAAACTGCGTAAAGTTGAGTCTTCACATTTGTCACTTATTCTGGACAAGGCTCTTGATATCATTCTTAAATTTTCCACTATCTCCGCGCAGGCGAGGCTGAGCAGGAAATCTTCATCATTGGAGACGATTTTTCGGACCCCTTCAAGGCAAATGCATTCATTACGTAAACGCATTATGTTCTTGTCAGACAGAGAGTGCCATAAGTGGAGTAACTTGGACATGAGTCCTGCAATCTCAAATGCCATAACTCCTAGACTAGATTTCTTGTTGACAGGCTTTGCATGAGGAGGGGTTGCGCGAACTGGTACGAAACTGTTTGATATAGTTTTCTTCACTTTAACTAGCCAAGTATCGAGCGCCATGAGTTTGAATAAGTTGATTCCACAATGTAGAAAGAAAAAAACTGAAGTTGTATAGGTATATAAGAATGACTATCTTGAAGTTAATGGAATTGGAGTGGGGTTGGGAAAGGGATGGGTTCTAGTACTGATAGTAAGTGAAGGGGGAAACAAATGGATGAGAATTATTGAAATGAGAATTGCAGAAGATAGATGAAGTTGGAGTTATGAAGGTAGTAGCAGATGTTAGGCTCGTGGGCTGTTTGTGACATTACATTATGCGTAGCTTAGTTACATACTATAGCAAAATCCATGGCATCTGAAAAATTACTTAATTTCTGACATCATGTTAAGTTATCAATTCTTCAATGAcataaaatttaatattatattttattaaattatttgtCACTAGCACGAAACTTTCATAAAttagtaaaataattttaatCAAGGAGTCCCGACTGCGCGTCCTTGTTAACAAGATATCAAAAGTTTGAAAGTTTAAACGGTGAAGATATACATGTTGCATGAAAGTTTGTTTTTAAGAGTTTTCGCTAGACGATGCTGGTCCGGTCAAATCTTGGGTTTGTAACAATGTAATAATTTGAATAGTTAGATTTCAAAACTGGAAATGTGCCCAAGAATGCTAAATGGGTCAATTTCATCATTAGTGTTGGGAGCTTAAAAACTAGTGTGGTGCAAGAGGTGAAAAGGTAAGGGAACAATAACGggttcattttttaattttttttttactacTTTCTGAACTTTAACTTTCTTAGTTGGTAAAGGTTCTTTTCGGATTTGTGAGGATATGATAGCACAAACGCACCTTTTACCTGCTCCTATTTTTTTCATACACAATAGAAAAAAAAAACCATGTTCATTGTCATTCTGCTATTCTCATTTCTTGTTTTCCATCATCCAAACTTTCTCCTACCTGCTTTTCATGTGTCGTTGTGTAGGAATGAACAAAAATCCAACACCATCAAGATCATATGAAAAATTTACGAAATTGCAGTTTTTTCATTGTTTCAACTACCATCTTTCTAACTGTATTataaaattgtaattatatttaCCACTTCCAAAACATTCAAATTATAAACGCACGAGATAAATGGGAAATAAATTGTCGCGAGACCTCGTTTAATTGCAAAACCTGATCGATACGAGTCTGTTGTCATTACCTTCTTGTTTATTAGGGGTGTACATACGATATGTTCAACCGCGTTAAACGCCCGCACCGTTCGTAACCGAATCGCATTTTACGGATAATCGCTAAATAAGGGTTGGATGCGGATAAAATTTTAATAATCGCTTATTTGcggttttaaatttttaaaaatcgcAACAGCAACTATAAAATagtttatataataaaatatattttataaatataaactAATAAGTAAACACATTTATTTTGTATACGCCTATTGTCATTCATGCACTTTTGTAGTCCCATATAAGTTCAACCGcatcagaaattaaaaataaaaataaaggcAAATGACATAAAACTGTGTTGATAAAAATTGTTGAaagtgtaattatttttttaaaaaaattgtcaAAACCGCAATTGTCTTAGTCGATACAATGCAACACCAAACTAACAGTTACAGACCACTAAGAATCACATATGTTTGTAAAGATATTTGTTGTTAGGGACTAAACACCCTTTGAATTTAATAATGAAACTAAATGCTAGATTTGTGTAGCATGCAAATGGACACAGAGTGAGGACCAAACAAGTAGCTGGAAATGAAATGCATTATGAATTGGTGAAAAGCCATGGAGTTAAAAGAGGACATGCATATGAGGGAGGGTGTGAATTTAAGAAAAAAGGGGCTAGCTGCTAGCATAACAAAAGCAAAAGGCCACTCACTTGAACCTCAGATCCGCAACACTTGGGATCATACATCACTAAATAAAGCTTACTCTGTCTACACAAACAGACTAATCTAATCCATGACAGTCGGTTTCTTATGCACATTACGACAACAATTACACAAATATCTCAGATATTACATTTTTAACTGAATTTTATCTTCTTTTCTTAATTCTCCATTCCAAAGTTTCGTTATCATAATATTTTTGTAAGATAAACGCAATTTAATACTATATTACTCGAACTCCATCTTAGTGTTCAACATGAATATATGTCCATGTGTCatatttgaaaacaagtttttcAAAAAAAAGTACATATTTTTTGTTCAAAATAAGTGTTTAATTTCAAATATCACCCTCTTATATGGATATTTCAAGATAAAATGAAGAGTGGGAGTAATATAGATTTGAAATATACTGTAATTGATACTAACAAACCCCATCACGCAAAAAAAGAAATAAACATCTGCAAAATCTTTATCCTTGTTCATTATAGTTTTTGATCCTAATAAGCATGATGTAGTATCGAGTGTATATGTAGAAGGTTGAGGCAAAGTTAACGGTATGAAGCACGCACGGTGTAAAGAGGGG
It contains:
- the LOC141717093 gene encoding zinc finger A20 and AN1 domain-containing stress-associated protein 10-like — encoded protein: MSSSESSLCANNCGFYGSPENSNLCSKCYLHFVKQHISLPQPDHDIKVIDDSITSSVDQVSNDKVVDDSSLGKNKSSRCLCCKKKIGLLGFACRCGGKFCSMHRYPEEHSCPFDYKTTGRVALARDNPLVVRDRLGERV
- the LOC141720792 gene encoding protein PSK SIMULATOR 3-like, which produces MALDTWLVKVKKTISNSFVPVRATPPHAKPVNKKSSLGVMAFEIAGLMSKLLHLWHSLSDKNIMRLRNECICLEGVRKIVSNDEDFLLSLACAEIVENLRMISRALSRISDKCEDSTLRSFDQIFDQFCNTGRDPHNWCMSWKDMEAKIKKMDGYVTITATLYREIEELTSLESSLKKSSQSKDHDVTTISRQQKIIDQQQKVLWQRQEIKYLKERSLWCRSFDTVTILLARSVFTLLARIKLVFGMGQGYPHSLHRSLSATVYPSDQNHPSSLDLALGPCAKSTKHQESKGCLSHGFFELNSKLLKPPASTLGAAALSLHYSNLIIVLEKMTRSPQLIGFDARDDLYAMLPQSVRWSLRARLKGVGFSASDPVLAGEWRDALGKILGWLSPLAHNMIKWQSERSFEQQNMMPKTNVLLLQTLYFANQEKTEAAITELLVGLNYIWRFEREMHAKALFESADFNSGFINLQNSS